The Thermococcus sp. genomic interval ACGGTGACCGACTTTGCCAGATTTCTCGGCTTGTCGGGGTCGTTGCCCCTCAACACGGCGAGATGGTACGCGAGAAGCTGGAGGGGAACTATATAGGGGATGGGAGTGAGTATTTCATCAAGTTCAGGCATTTTGAGGAACACATCCGAGACCTCCCTCAGCCTCTCGGAGGAGCCAAGACTTATGATGTATGCCCCTCTCGCCTTCGCCTCCTCTATGTTGCCCAGCATTTTGTCGAATGTCTTTCCGTTTGGCGCTATCGCCACAACCGGAACGCCGTCTTCAATCAACGCCAGGGGACCGTGCTTCAGCTCGCCAGCGCTTAAACCTTCGGCGTGGATGTAACTTATCTCCTTGAGCTTCAGGGCACCTTCCAAAGCTGTTGGAACGCCTATACCCCTACCGATGTAGAAGAAGTCACTCTTCTCCTTGAGGTTCTCGGCGAGCTCCCTAAGAGGTCCGTTGAGGTTCAGAACCTCCTCGGCAAGGTCGGGAATCTTCCTGAGGAACTCCTCAAGCTTCGCTAGGTATTCCCCATCGACAGTTCCGAGGACCCTCGCGAGTTCGATGGAGAGCATGGTCAAAACGGCAAGCTGTGTTGTGTAGGTTTTGGTCGCGGCGACTCCGATTTCTGGCCCTGCGTGGGTGTAGAGGGTTAAATCCGCTATCCTCGTCGCCATGCTCCCGACCACGTTGACTATCGCAAGAACCTTAGCCCCCTTCCTCTTGGCCAGCTTCATTGCAGCAAGCGTGTCGGCAGTTTCACCGCTCTGGGTTATCGCTATGACGAGGGAGTTCTCATCAATAAGGTCCTCGAACTCGTAACGGAACTCACTTGCATCTTCAACTATTGGAACCTTCTTGGCGAGCCTCTGGAGGAGGTATTTGCCCACGAGACCAGCATGATAGGAAGTCCCCATCGCGA includes:
- the glmS gene encoding glutamine--fructose-6-phosphate transaminase (isomerizing) — translated: MCGIIGYIGERRACEVIVKGLKRLEYRGYDSVGVVTEENGKLYIKKGAGSVDEVVKRLKILDMPGKRGVGHTRWATHGVPNDINAHPQKDCTGRIALVHNGIIENFAELKKELLQKGHTFESDTDTEVIAHLIEEELKSSENFEEALRKALLRLKGSFALGVIYTEEPDRLYFVRNESPLVLGIGDRENFAASDVPAFLEYTNRVVFLDDMEYAVVTKDSWVVKRLETGEEVQKDVKTINWTLEMAEKSGFPHFMLKEIFEQPRVLRDAIHGNAKVIREVAGEIANYDKIFIVAMGTSYHAGLVGKYLLQRLAKKVPIVEDASEFRYEFEDLIDENSLVIAITQSGETADTLAAMKLAKRKGAKVLAIVNVVGSMATRIADLTLYTHAGPEIGVAATKTYTTQLAVLTMLSIELARVLGTVDGEYLAKLEEFLRKIPDLAEEVLNLNGPLRELAENLKEKSDFFYIGRGIGVPTALEGALKLKEISYIHAEGLSAGELKHGPLALIEDGVPVVAIAPNGKTFDKMLGNIEEAKARGAYIISLGSSERLREVSDVFLKMPELDEILTPIPYIVPLQLLAYHLAVLRGNDPDKPRNLAKSVTVE